A window of Pseudophryne corroboree isolate aPseCor3 chromosome 12, aPseCor3.hap2, whole genome shotgun sequence contains these coding sequences:
- the LOC134980684 gene encoding putative nuclease HARBI1: protein MPDDVVVRRYRLPPHLILDTLSIIESDLESEIRYPTAIPPLTQFLAVLHFLATASYQHVVGDLVGMSQGQFSKVLRRVCQAFLKRVKQFIDMPLDVGALDVVKRQFEEGGSRFPHVIGVVDGTHVAIQPPRHNEEIYRNRKLFHSLNVMVVCGPSLQILSLNAKFTGSSHDAYVIRQSGIWQRLRASQRADMWLLGDRGYPCTPWLMTPYRNPRPGPQMAFNSALTATRQLVERTIGVLKGRFRVLHRTGGDIMYSPEMASKIVVLCAILHNIAVRSSVELPQAEELPDEEPGVVRHFGGGSVTRRGSQVRARIVAEYFRYSVFILFVC, encoded by the exons atgccagatgatgtggtggtgcgtagatacaggctgccaccacatctaatcctagacactctctccataatagagagtgatctggagtctgaaattcggtatcctacagcaataccaccattgacacaattccttgctgtgttacattttttggctacagcctcatatcaacatgttgtgggagacctggttggcatgtcgcagggccagttcagtaaggtcctgcggcgtgtctgccaggctttcctaaagcgggtgaagcaattcattgatatgcctttggatgttggtgccctagatgtggtgaagcggcaatttgaggaaggtggtagtcgcttcccacatgttattggggttgtggatggcacacatgttgctattcagccaccaagacataatgaagaaatttatagaaacaggaaactgtttcattctctgaatgtaatggttgtttgtgggccatccctccagatcctttccctgaatgccaagtttactggaagttcacatgatgcatatgtcattagacaatcagggatatggcagagattaagagcaagtcaacgagcagacatgtggttattgg gagaccgtggatatccttgcaccccctggctcatgactccttaccgtaatcccaggccaggaccacagatggcatttaactccgcgcttactgccactaggcagctggtggagcgcacaattggtgtccttaaagggcggtttcgtgtgctccaccgcactggtggcgacatcatgtattcgccggagatggcaagtaaaatagtggtcctgtgcgcaatactacataatatcgcggtaaggagtagtgtagagcttcctcaggcagaggaattgcctgatgaggagccaggggttgttcgacacttcggtggtgggagtgttacacggagggggagccaagtgagggcaaggattgttgccgaatatttcaggtatagtgtttttatctTATTTGTATGTTGA